From the genome of Desulfobacterales bacterium:
AATGAAGGAGGTGATTTCGCATTTTGGCTTTAAAACCATTGATGATTTAATTGCCAGCGTCGGTTACGGTAAAATCACCCCGCTGCAGATCGTTCGAAAATTTGTGAAGGAACCTGAGGGGGATCCCGAAGGATCCATTCTTGACAAATTAATAGGTCGCGTTCGAAAGAAAAAAGAGCCGTCGGGAGTCACCGTTAAGGGTGTCGATGATATCCTTATCCGTTTCGGAAAGTGTTGCCAGCCGGTTCCGGGCGACCGGATTACCGGCTATATTACCCAGGGATACGGTGTAACGGTCCACCGAATGCAGTGTGTCAATGCGCTGAAGATGAACCCGGAAAGAAAAATCGATGTGGAATGGAGCCAGGATACGACGGTTTTATACCCGGTTAAAATACGCGTGCGATCCTACGACCGGGTTGGTTTGCTGGCGGACATGGCAGCGACGATCACCAAAAGCGGCGCCAACATCATTAAGGCAAACACAGAAACGCGCGAAAATAAAGATGTGGACAGTTTTTTTACGATAACCGTTGAAGATACGAACCACTTAGACCGGGTCTTGTCCGTTATCAAAAAGGTCAAGTTCGTTCATGATGTAAAAAGAATCGACGACTAAGGGGCCTTGACAACATGTCCGGACTTAATACAGTTGGTGCAGACGACCATTTTTTTTACTTTGCCTTCATAAAGTGTCCGCACCTGTTGAAGGTTCGGGTTAAAGCGTCGTTTGGTAACATTATGGGCGTGACTCACGTGGCTCCCGACCATTGGTTTTTTTCCGCATATTTCACACATTTTAGACATTATTTCAATTCTCCCTAAATGATAAAGTCTGTTGCGGGTCCCATCGCCATCACGAGACCGGTTTTCCCGCATAAAGCGTGATGGCAATCCGCCCTGAAAACTTTTCTCTAAATTATAAAAAAGCTCTTTTACATCAGAATACAAGGCATGTAAACAACTTTTTTAATATCGCGGCTTTTACGGTTTTTCTGCTGTTGCTATTTGGATAATCACGGACCCGGGTGATGCAATGCTTACTATGGGTTATTGTTCGGGCTGTTTTTTAGAAGCCGCTTCCGCCCGGGCAAGATATTGCAGGGCCTTGTAATGCAACCCCACATCGGGGTATTTATTGAGAACCGCTTCAAATCTTTTCTGGGCGGCTTTGTAATGCTTGCCTTTAAAATAATAAAGCCCCACATAAAATTCATGGCCGGCGAGGGTTTTGATACATTTTTTAGTGTGTTCCCTGGCCCTGGCGGCATAGGCATCCTCCGGGAACTGCTTGATCAGCCGGTTAAACGTATCAAGCGCCTTCTGGCTCGATGTCTGGTCGCGATCGATGGTGTCAATTTGGACGAAATAGCAGAGACCGATTTGATAGATAACATAGGGGATAGCTTCATTGCGCGGATGAAGGTTTTCAAATTCTTCATAGGCAAAGACAGCTTCTTCGTATTCTTTTAAGTTAAAATGAGCGTCCGCAATTTTTAGTTCAGCCAGAATCGCATATTTGCTGAAAGGATACCAGTCCTTAATTTTTTGGAAGGATTCGATTGCCTTGTCATACTTGCCTTTCTTAAAATCTTCCATGCCGTCACTGGCGAGTTCCTGGGCGGGCTTCTCTTCCTTGGTTTGAAACCAGGAGCAGCCGGACAGGAAAAACAACACGACGAGGCAGCCGATAAAGGTACGTTTCATTTTGATATAAAGCTGTTACAGAATTTTATTGATGGTTTCTTCAAGCTTTGATTTGGCAACCATGCCGGTAATTTGATCCACTACGTTTCCTTCTTTAAAGAAGATCAGCGTCGGAATGGCTTTAATTCCGTATTTCCCAGGTGTGGCCGGATTGTCATCCACATTGCATTTGGTGAATTTGATTTTACTGCCAAACGTGCCGGCCAGTTCTTCGATAACAGGTCCAATTGCCTTGCAA
Proteins encoded in this window:
- a CDS encoding outer membrane protein assembly factor BamD; protein product: MKRTFIGCLVVLFFLSGCSWFQTKEEKPAQELASDGMEDFKKGKYDKAIESFQKIKDWYPFSKYAILAELKIADAHFNLKEYEEAVFAYEEFENLHPRNEAIPYVIYQIGLCYFVQIDTIDRDQTSSQKALDTFNRLIKQFPEDAYAARAREHTKKCIKTLAGHEFYVGLYYFKGKHYKAAQKRFEAVLNKYPDVGLHYKALQYLARAEAASKKQPEQ
- the rpmB gene encoding 50S ribosomal protein L28, producing the protein MSKMCEICGKKPMVGSHVSHAHNVTKRRFNPNLQQVRTLYEGKVKKMVVCTNCIKSGHVVKAP
- the trxA gene encoding thioredoxin; the encoded protein is MADGIMEIDDSSFDGEVLKSDKPVLVDFWAPWCGPCKAIGPVIEELAGTFGSKIKFTKCNVDDNPATPGKYGIKAIPTLIFFKEGNVVDQITGMVAKSKLEETINKIL